A window from Pseudanabaena sp. BC1403 encodes these proteins:
- a CDS encoding TRC40/GET3/ArsA family transport-energizing ATPase yields MRIILMTGKGGVGKTSVAAATGLRCAELGYKTLVLSTDPAHSLADSFMVELGHDPKEVRPNLWGAELDALRELEGNWGAVKRYISEVLQARGLEGVQAEELAILPGMDEIFGLVRVKRHYDEKEYDVLVIDSAPTGTALRLLSLPEVAGWYMRKFYKPLQGMAQVLSPVFEPIFKRVTGFSLPNKEVMDAPYEFYEELEALEKILTDNTTTTVRLVTNPEKMVINESLRAHSYLSLYNVATDMVIANRIIPEEVQDPFFKVWKDNQKQYCEQIHRDFHPLPIKEIPLYAEEMCGIAALERLKDTLYGNEDPSQVYYKENTMRVIEENKQYRLELYLPGVPKEKIELTKTGDELNIRIGNHRRNLVLPQALSVLQTSGAKMEDDYLKIRFSTPV; encoded by the coding sequence ATGCGTATCATTTTAATGACAGGAAAAGGCGGGGTTGGCAAAACCTCTGTCGCCGCAGCTACAGGTTTACGCTGTGCTGAATTGGGTTATAAAACTCTGGTTTTGAGTACCGATCCTGCTCACTCTCTCGCCGATAGCTTTATGGTCGAATTGGGGCATGATCCTAAAGAAGTTCGCCCAAATCTTTGGGGAGCAGAGCTAGATGCTCTGCGTGAACTAGAGGGCAACTGGGGCGCGGTCAAGCGTTATATTAGTGAAGTCCTCCAAGCCAGAGGGCTAGAGGGAGTTCAAGCAGAAGAGTTGGCAATCTTACCAGGAATGGATGAGATTTTTGGATTAGTGCGGGTCAAGCGTCACTATGACGAGAAAGAATACGACGTATTAGTAATTGACTCTGCACCTACTGGGACAGCGCTTCGACTACTTTCGCTACCTGAAGTGGCAGGTTGGTATATGCGGAAGTTTTATAAACCTTTACAGGGGATGGCACAGGTTCTCAGTCCTGTATTCGAGCCAATTTTCAAGCGGGTGACGGGTTTTTCTCTTCCCAATAAAGAAGTAATGGACGCACCCTATGAATTTTATGAAGAACTTGAAGCTCTAGAAAAGATTCTCACGGACAATACCACCACAACGGTCAGATTGGTGACTAATCCAGAGAAGATGGTGATTAATGAGTCCTTGAGAGCCCATTCCTATCTCAGTCTCTACAATGTGGCTACTGACATGGTGATCGCCAATCGCATCATTCCTGAGGAAGTCCAAGATCCATTCTTTAAGGTTTGGAAGGACAATCAGAAGCAGTATTGTGAACAAATTCACCGTGATTTTCATCCTCTGCCAATCAAGGAGATTCCTCTCTATGCTGAGGAGATGTGTGGAATTGCTGCCCTAGAAAGGCTTAAAGACACGCTATACGGTAATGAAGATCCGTCTCAGGTCTATTACAAGGAAAATACGATGCGTGTAATTGAAGAGAACAAGCAGTATCGTTTGGAATTGTATTTGCCAGGTGTACCGAAGGAGAAGATTGAGCTAACCAAGACTGGTGATGAGTTAAACATTCGCATTGGCAATCATCGCCGCAATTTGGTTTTACCCCAAGCTCTATCAGTTTTGCAAACATCTGGGGCAAAGATGGAAGATGATTATCTAAAAATTCGATTCTCAACACCCGTTTAA
- a CDS encoding NYN domain-containing protein, which produces MLPFEQDSGFKADQILENRGRVAIFIDGSNLFYAALQLGIEIDYTKLLLCLTDGSRLLRAFFYTGVDRTNEKQQGFLLWMRRNGYRVISKELVQLPDGSKKANLDVEIAVDMMALIGSYDTAVLVSGDGDLAYAVDAASYRGVRVEVVSLRSMTSDHLINVADRYVDLEAIKEDIMKISRSPSPSNIPNTAPSIANYTYRPISGVSSMDSDRDN; this is translated from the coding sequence ATGCTACCTTTTGAGCAAGATTCTGGCTTTAAAGCAGACCAGATTTTAGAAAATCGAGGGCGGGTTGCCATCTTTATTGATGGCTCTAATCTTTTCTATGCAGCCCTACAGCTAGGAATCGAAATCGATTACACTAAGCTGCTTCTATGCCTTACCGATGGCTCACGATTACTTCGAGCCTTTTTCTATACAGGCGTAGATCGCACCAATGAAAAACAACAGGGTTTCCTGTTGTGGATGCGTCGCAATGGCTATCGAGTTATTTCCAAGGAACTTGTACAGCTACCCGATGGCTCCAAAAAAGCTAATCTCGATGTCGAAATTGCTGTGGACATGATGGCATTAATTGGCTCCTACGACACGGCTGTATTGGTAAGTGGCGATGGCGATCTTGCCTACGCAGTTGACGCGGCGAGTTATCGAGGTGTGCGCGTTGAAGTAGTTAGTTTACGATCAATGACCAGCGACCATTTGATTAATGTTGCCGATCGCTATGTCGATCTTGAAGCGATCAAAGAAGATATCATGAAAATATCACGATCTCCTTCGCCCAGTAATATACCCAATACTGCGCCATCGATCGCTAACTATACCTATCGCCCCATCTCTGGAGTTTCATCCATGGACAGCGATCGGGACAACTAG
- a CDS encoding DUF790 family protein gives MLPSELLMHRLNGESVVPKRLKLDDKHQAIAIELIAIFENAKGRTQSELDRLLQELEGDTPDYRVKRGLAHILKSSFSTFEIVSPLESQELRRRIFELSAQVIPSQQATQQTLTKLADSLTEELKREVLPSQITTGLYADLMENRILTEFESPTPEALIHRYNLSQVQGIFYRASHMTLKVHRNDPGEYKLLFRYLKLFQLMSYIEGDVDYGFTITVDGATSLFGTSTRYGLEIAKLLPALLHVTKWSLNATLVEKDTYSKQKRTGLFTLDSDCGLVSHYPAGKMYDSAIESSFAERWAELKTEWKLEREVDLIPIPGSVMIPDFRLVHPDGRTYLLEIVGYWRPEYLRKKFSQVRQANCENLILAISERLNLEKAGVKVSDTPALTVWFKDKLSPKVVLQAIE, from the coding sequence ATGCTGCCTAGCGAACTCCTGATGCATCGACTGAATGGCGAATCCGTCGTTCCTAAAAGATTGAAATTGGATGATAAGCATCAAGCGATCGCAATAGAACTAATCGCAATTTTTGAGAATGCTAAGGGTAGGACTCAGAGTGAACTCGATCGCCTATTGCAAGAACTTGAAGGCGACACACCAGATTATCGTGTAAAGCGGGGATTGGCACATATTCTCAAGTCCAGTTTCAGCACTTTTGAAATTGTGAGTCCGCTTGAATCACAGGAATTACGCCGCCGTATTTTTGAATTGTCGGCTCAAGTTATACCTAGTCAGCAGGCTACACAGCAAACTCTTACCAAACTTGCCGATAGCCTGACTGAAGAACTGAAGCGTGAAGTCTTACCTTCGCAAATTACAACAGGACTTTATGCCGATCTGATGGAGAATCGGATTCTGACCGAATTTGAAAGTCCGACACCTGAAGCTCTTATTCATCGTTATAATCTTTCGCAAGTGCAAGGGATTTTCTATCGGGCAAGTCACATGACTCTAAAAGTCCATCGTAATGATCCAGGAGAATATAAGCTACTATTCCGTTATCTCAAGCTATTTCAATTGATGTCCTATATCGAAGGTGATGTCGATTATGGTTTTACGATTACTGTCGATGGTGCTACGAGTTTGTTTGGCACGAGTACTCGTTACGGACTTGAGATCGCGAAGTTGCTACCAGCTTTGCTACATGTCACTAAATGGAGCCTCAACGCCACCCTCGTTGAAAAAGATACTTATTCAAAACAAAAACGTACAGGTTTATTTACTCTCGATTCTGATTGTGGCTTAGTTAGTCATTATCCTGCTGGCAAAATGTATGACAGTGCGATCGAGTCATCGTTTGCAGAGCGTTGGGCAGAACTAAAAACTGAGTGGAAGTTAGAAAGAGAAGTAGATTTAATTCCCATTCCTGGGAGTGTGATGATTCCTGACTTTCGATTAGTGCATCCCGATGGACGTACTTATTTATTAGAGATCGTCGGTTATTGGCGACCTGAGTATTTACGCAAGAAGTTTTCGCAGGTGAGACAAGCTAATTGTGAGAATTTGATTTTGGCGATTTCTGAACGACTGAATCTGGAGAAGGCGGGCGTAAAAGTAAGCGATACTCCTGCGCTGACAGTTTGGTTTAAAGATAAACTTTCACCAAAAGTAGTTTTACAAGCGATCGAATAA
- the rpsI gene encoding 30S ribosomal protein S9, with protein sequence MSDTERSNRAVYWGTGRRKKAIARVRLVPGEGKVVINGKAGDLYLQFNPTYIAGVKAPLETLGLENEYDVLVNAHGGGVTGQADAIRLGVARALCELAPENRKPLKVEGYMTRDPRCKERKKYGLKKARKAPQYSKR encoded by the coding sequence ATGTCAGATACTGAACGTTCTAATCGTGCTGTTTACTGGGGAACTGGTCGTCGTAAAAAGGCGATCGCCCGTGTACGCCTTGTTCCAGGGGAAGGCAAAGTCGTCATCAATGGTAAAGCAGGCGATTTGTACTTGCAATTTAACCCCACATACATTGCTGGCGTTAAAGCTCCTTTGGAAACCTTGGGCTTGGAAAATGAGTACGATGTTTTGGTCAATGCTCATGGTGGTGGTGTAACTGGTCAAGCTGATGCAATCCGCTTGGGTGTTGCCCGTGCACTGTGTGAACTTGCTCCCGAAAACCGTAAACCTCTCAAGGTTGAAGGCTACATGACTCGCGATCCCCGTTGTAAGGAACGTAAGAAGTATGGTCTTAAGAAAGCTCGTAAAGCTCCTCAATACTCGAAACGGTAA
- the truA gene encoding tRNA pseudouridine(38-40) synthase TruA, with protein MFSADSESPHRIALVIQYLGTYFYGWQRQPNHPSVQQTIEEAIAKICGKATVLHSAGRTDTGVHAAAQVAHFDTSSLIPPHRWAKVLNSYLPEGILICGSTEVAADWHARFSATWRRYRYTIYTAAIPNLFVKPFSWHYYHDRLDEKLIHQALQLMLGEQDMAAFQRAGSSRPHSRLELQEAICWRDGNFVHVEVQASGFLYGMIRLLVGQLVDVGRSRLSVEAFTSIWQEKRRIEVKYAAPPQGLCLLAIGYADHPFAEFASRKQTLGLNDNHVITLV; from the coding sequence ATGTTCTCCGCTGATTCTGAGTCTCCCCATCGTATTGCTTTAGTTATTCAATATCTAGGTACATACTTTTACGGGTGGCAAAGGCAGCCAAATCATCCCAGTGTGCAACAAACGATTGAAGAAGCGATCGCTAAGATCTGCGGAAAAGCAACCGTTTTGCATAGTGCAGGTAGAACTGATACTGGCGTTCATGCTGCGGCTCAAGTAGCACATTTTGATACGTCAAGCTTGATCCCCCCCCATCGTTGGGCAAAGGTACTGAATAGTTATTTGCCTGAAGGTATCTTAATCTGTGGATCAACGGAAGTGGCTGCTGACTGGCACGCAAGATTTTCGGCAACATGGCGGCGTTATCGTTACACGATTTACACTGCCGCGATTCCGAATTTATTTGTAAAACCCTTTAGCTGGCACTACTATCACGATCGCCTTGATGAAAAGCTAATCCATCAAGCCTTACAGCTGATGTTAGGCGAACAAGATATGGCAGCATTTCAGAGGGCAGGTTCAAGTCGTCCCCATAGTCGTCTTGAGCTTCAAGAAGCGATATGTTGGCGGGATGGCAATTTTGTCCATGTGGAGGTCCAAGCTAGTGGCTTTTTGTACGGCATGATCCGTTTGCTAGTGGGGCAATTAGTCGATGTTGGGCGTTCGCGCCTGAGTGTTGAAGCCTTTACGAGCATATGGCAAGAAAAACGTCGTATTGAAGTTAAGTATGCGGCTCCACCGCAAGGACTGTGCTTATTGGCGATCGGCTATGCCGATCATCCATTTGCTGAGTTCGCATCGCGCAAGCAAACACTAGGCTTAAATGACAACCATGTAATTACATTGGTTTGA
- the metG gene encoding methionine--tRNA ligase — protein MSPEPNVLEPIALTTPLFYVNDRPHIGSAYPTIAADAFARFYRLKGHPVMFVTGTDEHGQKIQRTAEKNNLSPQEHCDRTVAEFYSLWEKFNIRFDRFTRTTAPKHQAIVNEFFQRVYDAGDIYLNQQKGWYCVACEEFKEERELPESHHCPIHTNVVCEWRDEPNYFFRLSKYQDALDQFQAANPNFIQPESRRNEVLGFMKQGLQDFSISRVNLDWGFPIPTDPTHTIYVWFDALLGYVTALLDPDDEPTLENALKKWYPFNLHIIGKDILRFHAIYWPAMLMSAGLDLPKRVFGHGLLTKDGLKMGKTLGNTIDPYDLVDRFGADPIRYYFLKEIEFGKDGDFNEDRFIAIVNADLANSLGNLLNRSLGMANKYCQQTIPAHDPSDRTEFSDLIKPVIEQAKKLGDRVALDYQNLNFRAACEKILELIWNCNKLIDETTPWKQFKAGKQKEVNETLYTLLESVRIAAYLLSPITPKLGIAAYQQLGLNFDETSPPDWSHTNWGILKTGAPLSTPVPIFQRIEIV, from the coding sequence ATGTCCCCCGAACCAAACGTCCTAGAACCGATCGCATTAACCACACCACTTTTTTACGTCAATGATCGCCCCCATATTGGTAGCGCTTACCCCACGATCGCAGCCGATGCTTTTGCACGGTTCTATCGACTCAAAGGACATCCTGTCATGTTTGTGACAGGGACAGATGAACATGGACAAAAAATTCAACGTACAGCCGAAAAAAATAATTTATCGCCCCAAGAACATTGCGATCGCACTGTCGCCGAATTTTATTCACTCTGGGAAAAGTTTAATATTCGCTTTGATCGCTTTACTAGGACTACTGCCCCAAAACATCAAGCGATCGTAAATGAATTTTTTCAACGAGTTTATGACGCAGGTGATATTTACTTAAATCAGCAAAAAGGATGGTATTGCGTTGCTTGCGAAGAATTTAAAGAAGAGCGCGAACTCCCCGAAAGTCATCATTGTCCGATCCATACCAATGTCGTTTGCGAATGGCGTGATGAACCAAATTATTTCTTTCGTCTCTCCAAGTATCAAGACGCACTTGATCAATTTCAAGCAGCTAACCCCAACTTTATCCAACCCGAAAGTCGCCGCAATGAAGTTCTTGGCTTTATGAAGCAGGGTTTGCAAGATTTTTCAATTTCCCGTGTCAACCTCGATTGGGGCTTTCCGATTCCTACAGATCCCACCCATACAATTTATGTTTGGTTCGATGCTTTGCTGGGCTATGTCACGGCTTTGCTAGATCCTGATGATGAGCCGACCCTCGAAAATGCGCTCAAAAAGTGGTATCCCTTCAATCTACATATCATTGGTAAAGACATCTTAAGATTTCATGCGATTTACTGGCCAGCAATGCTCATGTCTGCGGGATTAGATTTGCCAAAGCGCGTATTTGGTCATGGTTTGCTGACAAAAGATGGCTTGAAAATGGGAAAAACTTTGGGTAATACAATTGATCCCTACGATTTAGTGGATCGGTTTGGTGCTGATCCCATACGCTATTACTTTTTAAAAGAAATTGAATTTGGAAAGGATGGAGACTTTAACGAAGATAGATTTATCGCGATCGTGAATGCTGATCTCGCTAATAGTCTCGGCAATTTACTAAACCGTAGTCTGGGAATGGCAAATAAATATTGTCAACAAACTATTCCTGCACATGATCCCAGCGATCGCACTGAATTCTCAGACTTAATTAAACCAGTGATCGAACAAGCAAAAAAATTAGGTGATCGCGTGGCTCTTGATTACCAAAATCTCAACTTTCGAGCAGCTTGCGAGAAAATTCTTGAACTAATTTGGAACTGCAACAAGTTAATTGATGAAACTACACCTTGGAAGCAATTTAAAGCAGGTAAACAGAAAGAAGTTAACGAAACTTTATATACTTTGCTCGAATCAGTAAGGATTGCAGCTTATTTACTTTCCCCAATTACGCCAAAACTAGGTATTGCCGCATATCAACAATTAGGGTTAAATTTTGATGAAACATCTCCACCTGATTGGAGTCACACAAATTGGGGAATACTCAAAACAGGTGCACCCCTATCTACACCAGTACCGATCTTTCAACGTATTGAAATTGTTTAA
- the rpsK gene encoding 30S ribosomal protein S11 translates to MARQTTRRTGARKNKRNVPNGVAYIQSTFNNTIVTIADTVGDVISWSSAGASGFKGAKKGTPFAAQTAAESAARRAMEQGMRQVEVMVTGPGSGRETAVRALQAAGLEITLIRDITPIPHNGCRPPKRRRV, encoded by the coding sequence ATGGCTCGTCAAACAACTCGTAGAACTGGCGCACGTAAGAATAAGCGCAATGTCCCTAATGGAGTCGCTTACATCCAGTCTACTTTTAACAACACTATCGTCACGATCGCAGACACCGTAGGTGATGTCATCTCTTGGTCTTCGGCTGGTGCTAGCGGCTTTAAAGGCGCAAAGAAAGGCACTCCATTTGCTGCACAAACTGCGGCTGAATCCGCTGCTAGAAGAGCAATGGAGCAAGGAATGCGTCAAGTTGAAGTAATGGTTACAGGTCCTGGATCTGGCCGCGAAACCGCAGTGAGAGCTTTGCAAGCTGCTGGTCTAGAGATCACCCTCATTCGTGACATTACCCCAATCCCTCACAATGGCTGCCGTCCTCCAAAACGCAGACGTGTGTAA
- the rpsM gene encoding 30S ribosomal protein S13: protein MARIAGVDLPRDKRIEIGLTYIYGIGLTSAKKILAATKINPDTRVKELTDPEVTTLRQEVESNFQVEGDLRRLEGLSIKRLVDIGCYRGRRHRMGLPVRGQRTRTNARTRRGGRRTVAGKKKAPGKK, encoded by the coding sequence GTGGCTCGCATTGCAGGAGTAGACCTTCCGCGTGACAAGCGCATCGAAATAGGACTAACGTACATATACGGAATCGGTCTAACTAGCGCCAAAAAAATCTTAGCAGCTACCAAAATAAACCCTGATACACGGGTTAAAGAACTTACTGATCCTGAAGTAACAACTTTGCGTCAAGAGGTAGAATCCAACTTTCAAGTTGAAGGCGATCTGCGTCGTCTCGAAGGTTTAAGCATCAAACGTCTAGTAGACATCGGTTGCTACAGAGGTCGTAGACATCGTATGGGGCTTCCTGTCCGTGGACAACGTACTCGCACCAATGCGCGTACACGCCGTGGCGGTCGTCGTACTGTCGCTGGTAAGAAGAAGGCTCCAGGTAAGAAGTAA
- a CDS encoding DNA-directed RNA polymerase subunit alpha, with the protein MAQFQVECVASHTEKDNSQYSQFVLEPLDRGQGITIGNALRRVLLSNLEGAAVTAVRIAGVNHEFATIPGVREDVLDLMLNLKELVLKSYSSAPQIIRLVERGPKLVTATSFHSLPSDIEIVNPNQYIATLSEGATLEMELTIERGKGYRSVDRSKEDHSSPIDTLKIDAVFMPVRKVKYEIKDARIGDAINKESLLIDIWTNGSITPQEALSQAASVLVNLFSPLQEITLAPSLPQERDEQDETKQIHIEELQLSVRAYNCLKRAQINTVADLLEYTQDDLLEIKNFGQKSAEEVMDALKQHLGLTLTESKASKIL; encoded by the coding sequence ATGGCACAGTTTCAGGTTGAGTGCGTTGCATCCCATACAGAAAAAGACAATAGCCAGTACAGCCAATTTGTTCTGGAACCACTAGATCGGGGGCAAGGCATTACCATTGGAAATGCGCTCAGACGGGTATTGCTCTCCAATCTTGAGGGTGCGGCCGTCACTGCTGTTCGCATTGCTGGTGTCAACCATGAATTTGCGACGATTCCTGGCGTACGGGAAGACGTTTTGGATTTGATGCTCAACCTTAAGGAGCTAGTGCTGAAGTCTTATAGCTCAGCACCACAAATCATCCGTTTGGTAGAGCGCGGTCCAAAGCTAGTTACGGCTACCAGTTTTCATTCTTTGCCATCGGATATCGAGATTGTTAATCCTAACCAATACATCGCCACTCTTAGTGAAGGTGCAACATTGGAGATGGAACTTACGATTGAGCGTGGTAAAGGCTATCGTTCGGTAGATCGTTCTAAGGAAGACCATAGTTCTCCTATTGATACGCTCAAGATCGACGCTGTGTTTATGCCTGTGCGCAAGGTCAAATATGAGATTAAGGACGCTCGGATCGGTGATGCGATCAATAAAGAGAGTCTCTTAATTGATATTTGGACAAACGGCAGCATTACGCCTCAAGAAGCGCTTAGCCAAGCCGCTAGCGTATTAGTGAATTTGTTCTCACCCTTGCAAGAAATCACTCTTGCGCCCTCACTGCCTCAAGAACGTGATGAGCAAGATGAGACTAAGCAAATTCACATTGAAGAATTGCAACTGTCAGTCAGAGCATACAACTGCCTCAAACGAGCACAGATTAACACTGTTGCTGATTTGTTGGAATATACCCAAGACGATTTACTGGAAATCAAAAACTTTGGGCAAAAGTCGGCTGAGGAAGTTATGGATGCCCTCAAACAGCATCTTGGTTTAACCTTAACTGAGTCCAAGGCTTCTAAAATTCTGTAG
- the rplQ gene encoding 50S ribosomal protein L17 yields MRHRCKTPQLNKAADQRKALLRALTTELILRGEIKTTRAKADAVRSNVDHMITLAKDGSLHARRQAIAYLYDISVKDGEPVSDRPQTKTKQEQLPEEERVTTLVDLLFTQAKDRYAERNGGYTRIVRTVSRRGDNAEMAILQLV; encoded by the coding sequence ATGCGTCACCGTTGTAAAACCCCCCAGCTTAACAAGGCTGCCGATCAGCGCAAAGCTCTCCTACGGGCTTTGACCACTGAGCTAATCCTCAGAGGCGAAATTAAGACAACCAGAGCTAAGGCTGATGCTGTTCGGTCCAATGTCGATCACATGATCACTTTGGCTAAAGACGGCTCTCTTCACGCTCGTCGTCAAGCGATCGCCTATTTATACGATATCTCGGTTAAAGATGGCGAACCCGTAAGCGATCGTCCTCAGACCAAGACTAAACAAGAACAATTGCCTGAAGAAGAGCGAGTAACTACCTTGGTTGACTTATTGTTCACCCAAGCGAAAGATCGCTATGCTGAGCGCAATGGTGGTTATACCCGTATTGTGCGCACGGTCAGCCGTCGCGGTGACAATGCCGAAATGGCGATCTTGCAACTTGTGTAA
- a CDS encoding Hpt domain-containing protein, translating to MNHQPESPVNSEQLSQISEGDIEFEIEVLQVYVEDVSQRLNKMRDEIISNDWSQIMGEAHHLKGASSNVGALQIQILAQQLEELNHSQDSEKALKIIEEMFLKLKAVELFITEKIVIFSS from the coding sequence ATGAATCATCAACCAGAATCACCTGTTAACTCAGAGCAACTTAGCCAGATATCAGAGGGAGATATAGAGTTTGAGATTGAAGTTCTACAGGTTTATGTTGAAGATGTTTCGCAACGCTTAAACAAAATGCGAGACGAGATCATTAGCAATGACTGGTCACAAATTATGGGCGAGGCTCATCATCTTAAAGGTGCTAGTAGCAATGTAGGTGCTTTGCAAATACAGATATTAGCGCAGCAACTTGAAGAGTTAAATCACTCACAAGATTCAGAAAAAGCCTTGAAAATTATTGAAGAGATGTTCTTGAAATTGAAGGCTGTTGAGCTATTTATCACCGAAAAAATAGTAATTTTTTCATCTTAG
- the rplM gene encoding 50S ribosomal protein L13: protein MTTTTLTPNKSYLPKDPDRKWYVIDAEGQRLGRLASAIAIILRGKNKPIYTPHLDTGDFVVVINAEKIAVTGKKSTQKLYRRHSGRPGGMKEETFDKVIARVPERILEHAIKGMLPKNTLGRQLFTKLKVYKGASHPHEAQQPETLVINTIPSQK, encoded by the coding sequence ATGACTACAACTACACTTACTCCGAATAAAAGCTACTTACCAAAAGATCCCGATCGCAAATGGTATGTCATTGATGCGGAAGGTCAACGACTAGGAAGACTTGCTAGCGCGATCGCAATCATCTTGCGCGGCAAAAATAAGCCCATCTATACGCCCCACCTAGATACTGGTGATTTTGTCGTTGTCATCAACGCCGAAAAAATTGCTGTAACTGGGAAAAAATCCACCCAAAAGTTATACAGAAGACATTCTGGTCGCCCAGGTGGGATGAAGGAAGAAACCTTTGACAAGGTAATCGCTCGCGTTCCTGAACGTATTCTTGAACATGCCATCAAGGGTATGTTGCCTAAGAATACCCTTGGTCGCCAGCTTTTCACCAAGCTCAAGGTCTACAAGGGTGCTAGCCATCCTCATGAGGCACAGCAGCCTGAAACCTTGGTAATCAATACCATTCCATCTCAGAAGTAG